The Marivirga tractuosa DSM 4126 genome contains the following window.
GACAGAGAGCGCCTGGTTCAATCGGTGGTGCTTCTTATCCGGCAAGAGTATTCCCGGGTATGCGTATGGCAGGTAGAACAGGAGGGGATAGAGTTAAAAACACTAATCTAAGAGTTTTAAAACTTATCCCTGAGAAAAACTTACTATTAGTGAGTGGATCAATACCAGGTGCTAAAAATTCATTTGTAATAATAGAGAAATAAAGATGGAGCTTTCAATTTTAAAACATACAGGCGAAGACACCGGAAGAAAAGTTTCTTTATCGGATGCCATCTTTGATATAGAGCCAAATGATCACGCTATTTATTTAGACGTGAAACAGAAAATGGCTAATGCGAGACAAGGAACGCATAAATCTAAAGAGAGAGCAGAAATTTCTGGTTCAACTAGAAAAATTAAAAAGCAAAAAGGTACTGGTACAGCTCGTGCTGGTAGTATCAAATCACCAATTTTTAAAGGTGGTGGTAGAGTTTTTGGTCCAAGACCGAAAGACTACAGCTTTAAATTAAATAAAAAGTTAAAAGCTGTAGCTAGAAAATCAGCTTTAACTTATAAAGCAAAGGATCAGATGATATCTGTATTAGAAGGGTTTACTTTTAATGAGGTCAAAACCAAAAACTATACAGATATGCTGAATAAATTGTCTTTGGATTCAAAAAAGACACTTTTAGTTCTTCCAGAAGTAGATAAGAATATTGTATTGTCTGGAAGAAATATCAAAAATACGCAAGTAACTACAGTAGATTCATTAAATACATATGATGTACTTCATGCTGACCAGTTACTTTTCGTTGAAGGTTCTTTAGAGAAAATTGAAAACTTATTTAAGTAAAAGATATGAGCGTTTTAATAAAACCACTTGTTACGGAAAAAGTCTCAGCCCTCAACGAAAAAGGTAAATATGGATTTGTTGTAGATATAAATGCTAACAAAATCCAGATTAAAGCTGAGGTTGAAAAAACGTACGGTGTAAATGTAGAGAGCATCAATACTATGAAGTATTTGGGTAAGCAGAAATCTCGTTACACTAAGTCTAGGATTCTTACTGGTAGAAAGCCTAGTTTCAAAAAAGCAATTGTAACTGTAGCAGAAGGAGAGGTAATCGATTTCTACAGCGAAATTTAATGATCTGAAAAATGGCAGTTAAAAAATTAAGACCAGTTACAGCTGGACAAAGATATAGGTTAGCACCGGTTTATACCGAGTTAAGTAAAGTGGCTCCTGAAAAGTCATTGCTTGCTCCAAGTAAGAAATCTGGTGGACGAAATAATTCTGGACGAATGACTATGCGCTACTTAGGTGGTGGTCATAAGCAAAGTTTAAGGATTGTAGACTTTAAAAGGAATAAATTTAACATCCCTGCTAAAGTAGCTACTTTAGAATACGATCCAGGAAGAACGGCTTTTATTGCGTTATTGCATTATGCTGATGGTGAGAAGAGATATATCTTAGCGCCAAACGGATTGAAAGTAGGAGAAACTATTATCTCGGGTAAGGATATTGCCCCTGAGGTAGGAAATGCATTACCATTGTCTAATATACCGTTAGGTACGATCATTCATAATATTGAGATCAAACCTGGTGCTGGTGGCGCTATGTCGAGAAGTGCAGGTTCATATGCACAATTATTGGCTAGAGATGGTAAGTATGCGACATTAAAATTACCTTCTGGTGAGATGAGATTAGTATTAGCAGCTTGTATGGCAACTGTTGGTACTGTTTCAAATGCCGATCACATGATTGTGAAATTAGGTAAGGCAGGTCGTAAACGTTGGTTAGGTCGTAGACCTAGAACAAGAGCGGTTGTTATGAACCCAGTTGATCATCCAATGGGTGGTGGTGAAGGTAAGTCTTCAGGAGGTCACCCAAGATCAAGAAAAGGTTTATTGGCTAAAGGTTTAAAAACCAGAACGCCTAAGAAATATTCCAATAAATTAATTATCGGTAAAAAGAAATAATAGATGGCTAGATCGTTAAAAAAAGGACCTTATATTGACTTTCGTCTTGAGAAGAAGGTTGATACTATGAATGACTCCGGTAAGAAATCGGTTATCAAAACATGGTCAAGAAGATCTATGATTTCTCCTGATTTTGTTGGTCATACTTTTGCAGTACATAATGGAAATAAATTTATTCCTGTTTATGTAACTGAAAACATGGTTGGACACAAACTAGGCGAGTTTTCTCCCACTAGAAACTTCAGGGGTCATATAAATAAAAAAGATAAAGGTAAGAGATAATGGAAGCAATAGCTAAATTAAATAACGTACCTACTTCTCCTCGAAAAATGAGGATGGTAGTGGATCTTATC
Protein-coding sequences here:
- the rplB gene encoding 50S ribosomal protein L2, translating into MAVKKLRPVTAGQRYRLAPVYTELSKVAPEKSLLAPSKKSGGRNNSGRMTMRYLGGGHKQSLRIVDFKRNKFNIPAKVATLEYDPGRTAFIALLHYADGEKRYILAPNGLKVGETIISGKDIAPEVGNALPLSNIPLGTIIHNIEIKPGAGGAMSRSAGSYAQLLARDGKYATLKLPSGEMRLVLAACMATVGTVSNADHMIVKLGKAGRKRWLGRRPRTRAVVMNPVDHPMGGGEGKSSGGHPRSRKGLLAKGLKTRTPKKYSNKLIIGKKK
- the rplD gene encoding 50S ribosomal protein L4 — protein: MELSILKHTGEDTGRKVSLSDAIFDIEPNDHAIYLDVKQKMANARQGTHKSKERAEISGSTRKIKKQKGTGTARAGSIKSPIFKGGGRVFGPRPKDYSFKLNKKLKAVARKSALTYKAKDQMISVLEGFTFNEVKTKNYTDMLNKLSLDSKKTLLVLPEVDKNIVLSGRNIKNTQVTTVDSLNTYDVLHADQLLFVEGSLEKIENLFK
- the rpsS gene encoding 30S ribosomal protein S19, with translation MARSLKKGPYIDFRLEKKVDTMNDSGKKSVIKTWSRRSMISPDFVGHTFAVHNGNKFIPVYVTENMVGHKLGEFSPTRNFRGHINKKDKGKR
- the rplW gene encoding 50S ribosomal protein L23, translated to MSVLIKPLVTEKVSALNEKGKYGFVVDINANKIQIKAEVEKTYGVNVESINTMKYLGKQKSRYTKSRILTGRKPSFKKAIVTVAEGEVIDFYSEI